Genomic segment of bacterium:
TCCGGGCCTTATCAGCACGCACGCATTGCGGTTTTTCGTGCCATTGAAAACCGGATCGGCATTGCCCGATGCGCCAACACCGGGATCAGCTGTTTTATCGATCCCTGCGGCAGGGTGAGCAAAACCACTGCCCTTGATCAGCAGGTCGTCCTTACTGGAAACGTGGTTCTTCGCCATCGAACCACTTGGTACACGCGCCACGGCGATCTGTTCGCTTGGCTCTGTGTGCTTATCTCCGCCACCCTCCTGATCGTTTCCGTTATCAGCAAAAAAAACAATTAAAAGGGAACTTGTGCGACGACCGATCGTTTTTAAACTTGAAGTATATGCCTTTTTTTTCGTACTTTGTACAGCTTTTGCAGCAGAGGACTCGGCGCCAACCAACTTGCAGATCATCGAATCTCAGGTGGCCGATCTGCTCGCACAGGCTGGTGCAGACATCGTACCGGACAGCGGTTGCGGACTGATCGTTGACTCTGCGGTTCCCGGTCATCCGTTGAACGCCATAGTGAAGAAACAGGTATTCCATTGGGCCACGTCAGCCGGGTTTGCAGCGGTTTATGAAGGTATGCCGCTGCAGGCGCATTCGGTGCACCATTACACCCTGACCTTTATGCCGGTCAGGGTAAACGTCCGTTATCAGTCAGCCGCTGAAGATCGAGCGCTTTTGCAGCGTATGATCACTACCGAGCTCCTGATCACGATCCTACGGCCGGTCCGCCAAGTCGTCCGGTCCGAAAACAAACAAGCGTTCTTTCAAGACTTGGTCGCGGCGCGAAATGTGGCACAGCTGGAGACTCCGGAGCTGGAATTCACACGAGGGGAAAAACCGCAACAGGATAAAGCATCGTCCTGGTTGGAACCGTTGTTGTTAGCCGTCGTCACCGGCGCTATTGTGTACAGCTTTTACTCATTCAGAAGCAAATGACAACAGGAATGTTATGAGAAAGTGGTTTCTTGTTTTCGGGATGGTGGTGATCCTGCCGGCATTGTTCATCGTTCAGTCCTGCAGTTCTAAAAAGATCAGGGCGAATCTTTCGATGACCGAACGTATGCAGTTGGCGGACGAATATTTTGCCAAAAAAAGATATCTCGATGCCCGTGATCAATATCGCATATTGACCTTGAGCTACAGTGGAAGCCGGTTGGCGGATAAAGCCCAGTTCTATCTGGCCGAATGCCATTTTTATACCAAAGAGTACATTCTGTCGGCCAGCGAATATGAGCGTTTGATTAAGATGTACCCCAACTCTGAGTACGTGGATGACGCCAAATATAAACTGGGCTACTCGTATTTTAAGATGTCCCCCAAATACTCTCTGGATCAGGAGTACACCCTCAAAGCCATACGGGAGTTCCAGGAATTTCTTGAAGAGTACCGCACCAGCGATTTAGTGCCGGTCGTTGAAAAGCAACTTGCCGAATGCCGTAACAAGCTGGCGCAAAAACAGTACAGCTCTGCCGAGATCTATTACAAGATGAAATACTGGGATGCTGCGATCATCTATTTTAACCTGGTGTTGGATCAGTATTTCGATTCGCAGTATGCCCCTAAAGCCCAGTTTTATCTGGCAGAGTCCTACCGCAACCTGCGAAAGTACGAGGAAGCGGCCGCTGAATATGACCGGTTTATCGAAAAATTCCCCAAACATGAATGGGTCGGCAAAGCCAGGGAGCAATCTAAAAACGTCAAGGTCCTGCGATCTCGTGCTACGCCTGTCGCGGAAAAACCGGCGGAAGACCGCTAGGAACGGATGACTAAAGTACGGGCGACATTTCCTTTTCCCCCTGACGCAAAGGATTTGCGCATCGGCCTCTTCGGCGGCTCCTTTGATCCCATCCATATGGCCCATCTTCTTTTGGCTGAAATAGTGTGTACCGCACTACACCTTGACCGTATTCTGTTCATGCCTGCGTTCGTGGCGCCGCACAAGCAAACCCGGGCCGCCACGGATGGATACCACCGGCTGCAAATGATCCGGCTGGCTATCCAGGATAATCCCCATTTCGCGGTCAGCGACTATGAGCTGGCAAAATCCGATATCTCTTACACCGTCGATACGCTGGAGTACCTGCAGCAGAACGGTCGTTTCAGCCGCAGTCAACTGTATCTGATCATCGGCGCAGATAATCTGCAGGGTTTTCATACTTGGAAAGATCCCCAACGCATTGTCACGCTGGCGCAGGTGGTAGTGGTGAACCGGCCTCAGTACGAGGAGAACGATGCTTCTGCCGCGCGCTTTGGGCCGTTTCTTTCGGTCTCTATTCCGATGATGGCTCTTTCCGCCTCTGAAATCCGCAGGCGCGTCGCAGACGGTCAGAGCATCCGCTATTGGACGCCCGGAGCGGTGGAAAAATATATCATGGATCACCGGCTCTATAGGGATTGACACTGTGATGCACAGGCTTTCGATCGCTCAAATCTGCTCCTCACGCTCATGGGGCGGCATGGAGATGCATGTTCTCTCTCTGTCCAACCAACTCCGGCAAACCGGCTTGGATGTTACGGTCTGGTGTGCACCGGACAGTGAGCTCTCTCGCCATGCGGTCCGCAGCGACCTGTCTATTTTTAATTTTGAACCCAGGGGATATTTTAATCCAAAAGCTTTGTACAAAACCCGCACGCAGCTGAAAAAGGCACATCCTGATCTGCTCCATATACATTTCGGCAAAGACCTTTGGACGTTAGTGCCGGCCCTGAAGGGGTCTGGCAAAATTCCTATTGTTTTCACCAAGCACATCGGCACACAAAAGCCGAAGCGCGATCCTTTGCACCGGTACCTGTACCGGCATGTCTGCTGTCTGATCGCCATCTCGCAGGTGATCGCCAAGAATTTACTGGAAACTCACCCTGTCCAAAATGGACAAATTGAGATCATCCATCACGGCGTTGATGTCGCAGATTTTCAGGATCCAGGAACCTGGCGTGGTTCAGTACGCCGGGAGTGGGACATCAGCGACGATCAGTTTTTAATCGGCACCATCGGCCGGCTGCAGGACGGCAAGGGGCACCTGGAATTTCTCGATATGGCGGCGGAGATCGGGCGGCGGTTTCCCTACACCCGTTTTGTGATCGTGGGAGAGCCCACTCGCGGCGAAGAATACCGCGCCAAGCCCATTTACGATAAAATCAAATCATTGCAATTGCAAGATAAAGTCCTTTTGCCGGGTTTTCGGGCCGATATCCCTGCGGTCCTCGCTGCGCTGGACCTGTTCGCTTTTCCATCCCGCGCAGAAGCTTTTGGTCTGGTGCTGATCGAAGCCATGGCTGCCGGCAAGCCGGTGATCTCTACGCGCTGCGATGGCGTGCTGGACATCGTACGTCATGAGGAGAACGGTCTGCTTTTCGATGCGAGCCGTGTGGATGCCTTCACCCAGGCTGTCCAGCGATTGCTGGAGCAGCCCGGCCTGCGTGAACGTCTGGCCCGGCAGGCGCTGCAAACCGCTGTGCAGCAGTTCAGCTGTGAGAGATTTCTCTCCCGGATCATGGGTTTGTACGAAAAATGCCTGGCACAAAGTTAATTTCTGTTTTCTGGGATGTTTTTTTTAAGTATATTGAATTGGGGAGGCCGCACGGCTGTTGGTC
This window contains:
- a CDS encoding glycosyltransferase family 4 protein, which gives rise to MHRLSIAQICSSRSWGGMEMHVLSLSNQLRQTGLDVTVWCAPDSELSRHAVRSDLSIFNFEPRGYFNPKALYKTRTQLKKAHPDLLHIHFGKDLWTLVPALKGSGKIPIVFTKHIGTQKPKRDPLHRYLYRHVCCLIAISQVIAKNLLETHPVQNGQIEIIHHGVDVADFQDPGTWRGSVRREWDISDDQFLIGTIGRLQDGKGHLEFLDMAAEIGRRFPYTRFVIVGEPTRGEEYRAKPIYDKIKSLQLQDKVLLPGFRADIPAVLAALDLFAFPSRAEAFGLVLIEAMAAGKPVISTRCDGVLDIVRHEENGLLFDASRVDAFTQAVQRLLEQPGLRERLARQALQTAVQQFSCERFLSRIMGLYEKCLAQS
- the bamD gene encoding outer membrane protein assembly factor BamD, which produces MRKWFLVFGMVVILPALFIVQSCSSKKIRANLSMTERMQLADEYFAKKRYLDARDQYRILTLSYSGSRLADKAQFYLAECHFYTKEYILSASEYERLIKMYPNSEYVDDAKYKLGYSYFKMSPKYSLDQEYTLKAIREFQEFLEEYRTSDLVPVVEKQLAECRNKLAQKQYSSAEIYYKMKYWDAAIIYFNLVLDQYFDSQYAPKAQFYLAESYRNLRKYEEAAAEYDRFIEKFPKHEWVGKAREQSKNVKVLRSRATPVAEKPAEDR
- the nadD gene encoding nicotinate (nicotinamide) nucleotide adenylyltransferase, with the translated sequence MTKVRATFPFPPDAKDLRIGLFGGSFDPIHMAHLLLAEIVCTALHLDRILFMPAFVAPHKQTRAATDGYHRLQMIRLAIQDNPHFAVSDYELAKSDISYTVDTLEYLQQNGRFSRSQLYLIIGADNLQGFHTWKDPQRIVTLAQVVVVNRPQYEENDASAARFGPFLSVSIPMMALSASEIRRRVADGQSIRYWTPGAVEKYIMDHRLYRD
- the lnt gene encoding apolipoprotein N-acyltransferase encodes the protein PFSERVPYRDYFPFKQIRALLYDLIWGIGDYTPGDEYTLFHFTRPGGVCRFAVPICYESAFPAVVRTFCRDGADFLVVITNDAWFGRTSGPYQHARIAVFRAIENRIGIARCANTGISCFIDPCGRVSKTTALDQQVVLTGNVVLRHRTTWYTRHGDLFAWLCVLISATLLIVSVISKKNN